In the genome of Massilibacterium senegalense, the window CACACAACGACTGCCAAACAACTCCTCCAACGTATCTTTACAATCAAGATTTCCACTGTAAAAGTGGTAACGCGCAATGGCTGAATACAATAATTCATTGGGATATGGGTTTGTGAAGAAAGGTAGCATTTAATCACTCCTAAAATATTAAGAAACTATACAAATATTTTATTTGCGTCTATTTCAAAACCTGCATTTTTTAATTCTTTAAATAATTCCAGATGCCAACCATTTCCTGAGTCATAATTAATATATACGACTCCTGATATATCATTTGGTTTTTCAATCTCATCTTTAACTAAAGCACATACTCTTTTTCTTCCTAATCGCCCTATTAAAAGACCATGTTCAAATACCACATTTTGTCTTGCTCTCATTTGCAAATTCTCGTCATTTTTAGCTTTTCCTAAATCACAAGGAGTATAAAGTACAATTCCATACCCTACGTCTGTATGTTCTTCAAGTTTCTCGATAATTGTCGATCCACCACTAGCTTGTTCATGTAAAATGATTGGTTGTAAATCCAATCTTTCTAAAAATCTAGCAACAGAAAGTTTAACAGCTTCATCATGTCCGTGTACTATAAATACTTTCTTAGTATCAAGTTTCTCAGGTGCGCTATCTATCGATAAAATCGGAACATTTTTTACTTTTGAATTAGCCTCTTTAATAATTTCCGCTGTAATATCCCGAGTGTAATCTTCACTATTAAAAACTTGCTCTTTTGTAACGACCCATACAAGACCTTGAGCTAAATTTGCTTGCTTTCTATCTCTTATGATTTTTATAGATTCATCAGTAGTTTTGATTATTATTCTGATAATATTTTTAGAGTTTAAAAAATAACCACTAAATTGCAATTTACCTTCTTGCAAATATGGAACTATTATTTCATCAATAATTTTTTCTTTGTCTTCCTTATCAAATTCATACAGTTCTAAATTTTTATCCGCCCCAGGAATATCAGTTACTTCCATGAACACATGATACAACATTAACTCAGCCCCTTAACATCCTAATATTTTACATAAATATTTTAACATATCCATTCTCTCTTAATAATTCATATGGATGTTTATTTTGCTTCAATGCTTGATTTCTTAAATCTAATAAAGGTAATGTTAAAAGAGAATTACCTTTTAATTCTCTTTTTTCTTTTTT includes:
- a CDS encoding TIR domain-containing protein codes for the protein MLYHVFMEVTDIPGADKNLELYEFDKEDKEKIIDEIIVPYLQEGKLQFSGYFLNSKNIIRIIIKTTDESIKIIRDRKQANLAQGLVWVVTKEQVFNSEDYTRDITAEIIKEANSKVKNVPILSIDSAPEKLDTKKVFIVHGHDEAVKLSVARFLERLDLQPIILHEQASGGSTIIEKLEEHTDVGYGIVLYTPCDLGKAKNDENLQMRARQNVVFEHGLLIGRLGRKRVCALVKDEIEKPNDISGVVYINYDSGNGWHLELFKELKNAGFEIDANKIFV